From Calothrix sp. PCC 6303, a single genomic window includes:
- a CDS encoding type II toxin-antitoxin system VapC family toxin yields the protein MSQIIVLDTHIWIWFINQEFERFPAHWREIIETAEIVGISPVSCYEVALAQQRLRLELPCVVDEWLREALEPSGVTLFPITAEISCKAVSLSAVHKDPFDRLMIATTLVYQAKLASIDSLFSQYSELDGYLMN from the coding sequence ATGTCTCAAATAATCGTCCTCGATACGCATATTTGGATATGGTTTATCAATCAAGAGTTTGAGCGGTTTCCAGCCCATTGGCGAGAAATTATCGAAACTGCTGAGATTGTTGGGATTTCACCAGTATCCTGCTACGAGGTTGCTTTAGCACAACAACGCTTAAGGCTAGAATTACCATGTGTTGTTGATGAGTGGTTACGAGAAGCTTTGGAGCCGTCTGGTGTTACATTATTCCCAATAACTGCTGAAATTTCATGTAAGGCAGTTAGTTTATCTGCTGTCCACAAAGACCCTTTCGACAGGTTGATGATTGCCACAACACTAGTTTATCAAGCGAAGCTAGCCAGTATAGATAGCTTGTTTTCGCAATATTCGGAACTTGATGGGTATTTAATGAATTAG
- a CDS encoding phage tail protein, producing MTQSQSSQLIDVRLTPMQIPDAVPSKQGTQSGYGVGIKASTSAIASRQISLQLRPGEASEMVVQVKNLGNRPLQLELKVQGDFPANWCRIGMEGLDILPGTEMEAVLYFQISNDFFESPTALQPGESLKLNYQGHLYAYSMESDSGKNQVECIDFNLYVRPPSLYLDFLPGIYRDVDFIGRFLKIFEQSFEPCVHTVENISAYLNPLTAPTAFLPFLSYWVGWKHLPQISPEKERYLIKSAIEIFRWRGTRRGLRFFLHLVTQLPLDEDILNEEEKHISITESFSRGFVFGETLIGESSIVGGGCPFHFTIILRPNHQSEIDDFLVKNIIEQEKPAFCTYDLYIQSTER from the coding sequence ATGACACAATCCCAATCTAGTCAACTGATCGATGTACGACTGACACCAATGCAGATACCTGATGCAGTTCCTTCTAAACAAGGGACACAATCGGGTTATGGGGTAGGAATCAAGGCATCTACATCTGCGATCGCAAGTCGTCAAATTAGCTTGCAATTACGTCCTGGAGAAGCAAGTGAGATGGTTGTGCAGGTGAAGAATTTAGGAAATCGTCCCCTACAGTTGGAGTTGAAAGTACAGGGTGATTTTCCGGCAAATTGGTGTCGAATTGGGATGGAAGGATTAGATATACTTCCAGGTACGGAGATGGAAGCGGTGTTATATTTTCAGATATCTAATGATTTTTTTGAATCACCAACCGCACTGCAACCAGGAGAAAGTCTTAAACTTAATTATCAAGGACATCTCTATGCATATTCAATGGAGTCAGACTCTGGAAAAAATCAGGTTGAATGCATTGATTTTAATCTTTATGTGCGTCCACCAAGTCTTTATTTAGATTTTCTCCCAGGAATTTATCGAGATGTTGATTTTATTGGACGATTTTTAAAGATATTTGAACAAAGCTTTGAACCTTGCGTTCATACTGTGGAAAATATTTCGGCTTATCTTAATCCTTTAACAGCACCAACTGCATTTTTACCCTTTCTTTCTTATTGGGTTGGATGGAAACATTTACCGCAAATTTCGCCAGAAAAAGAACGGTATTTAATTAAAAGTGCAATTGAAATATTTCGTTGGCGTGGTACAAGAAGAGGACTACGTTTTTTTCTACATTTAGTGACACAATTACCTTTAGATGAAGATATTTTGAATGAGGAAGAAAAACATATTAGTATTACTGAATCTTTCTCTAGAGGGTTCGTATTTGGAGAAACTCTAATAGGTGAAAGTAGCATAGTTGGTGGTGGGTGTCCATTTCATTTTACCATTATTCTCCGTCCCAATCACCAGAGTGAAATTGATGATTTTTTAGTTAAAAATATTATTGAGCAAGAAAAACCTGCATTTTGTACCTATGATTTATATATCCAATCAACAGAAAGGTAA
- a CDS encoding GPW/gp25 family protein, which produces MLDTNKNHLGQGLAFPLNVTMQGNMQISPKNQNIEESIGIILRTHLGERVYRPDFGSRLGELAFAPMNTQTLLLARLYTQEALEKWEPRIVVDAVRAEPDPVRGRLDVIIEYHPRNSHEQRSLVFPFYLMPGS; this is translated from the coding sequence ATGTTAGATACAAACAAAAACCATCTAGGTCAAGGGCTGGCGTTTCCTCTGAATGTGACTATGCAAGGGAACATGCAAATCAGTCCCAAAAATCAAAATATTGAAGAATCTATAGGAATTATTTTACGTACCCATTTAGGAGAAAGAGTATACCGACCTGATTTTGGTTCCCGTCTGGGGGAGTTGGCATTTGCACCGATGAATACCCAGACTTTGCTTTTGGCAAGACTTTATACTCAGGAAGCTTTGGAAAAGTGGGAACCCCGCATAGTAGTGGATGCAGTTCGTGCTGAACCTGATCCGGTACGTGGTCGATTAGACGTGATTATTGAATATCACCCCCGAAACAGCCACGAACAACGCAGTCTGGTTTTTCCATTTTATTTAATGCCAGGAAGTTGA
- a CDS encoding DUF3365 domain-containing protein, whose product MLQRFKLGLKFTFILGIVFIIGICLSGFLLSQTAQQKAEQQVANKAFILMETMNSVRDYTTNQIQPLLSDRWEIESKFIPETIPAYSARQVFENLRRSPNYKDFFYKEATLNPTNLRDKADNFEADIVQRFRQDLSLKEVSGFRKRSEDNLFYVARPLIISKDSCLRCHSSPNLAPKSQINTYGSEHGFGWKKNEVVAAQTVYITIEEIFESYQQQLVLSVGIFTVIFAILVILINVLLKHTVILPLRPIARIAQKISNADVGSEKTEASDLKKLDKVAKRSDELGQLAVLFRKMTNVVLEREESLQKLVQQLRNETDSAKKTALVTPKDGINTDLQSLLERSQQAREKVEFSKDKKNKEEN is encoded by the coding sequence ATGTTACAACGATTTAAACTGGGATTAAAATTTACTTTTATATTAGGGATAGTTTTTATTATTGGTATTTGTTTAAGCGGATTTTTATTATCGCAAACTGCACAACAGAAAGCCGAACAACAGGTAGCAAACAAGGCTTTCATTTTAATGGAGACGATGAATTCAGTTAGAGATTATACAACTAATCAAATTCAACCTCTATTATCCGATAGATGGGAAATAGAATCCAAGTTTATTCCGGAAACTATACCAGCTTATTCTGCACGGCAGGTTTTTGAAAATTTACGCAGAAGTCCGAATTATAAGGATTTTTTTTATAAGGAAGCTACTTTAAATCCGACTAATTTACGTGACAAAGCTGACAATTTTGAAGCGGATATAGTTCAAAGATTTCGTCAGGATTTATCTCTAAAAGAAGTTTCAGGTTTTCGTAAAAGATCTGAAGATAATTTATTTTATGTTGCTCGTCCTCTGATTATCAGTAAAGATAGTTGTTTGCGCTGTCATAGTTCACCAAACTTAGCTCCAAAAAGTCAAATTAATACTTATGGTTCCGAGCATGGTTTTGGTTGGAAAAAAAATGAAGTAGTAGCTGCTCAAACAGTCTATATAACTATTGAAGAAATATTTGAAAGCTATCAGCAACAACTTGTATTAAGTGTGGGAATATTTACTGTAATTTTTGCAATTTTAGTTATTTTAATTAATGTTTTGCTCAAACACACTGTAATTCTTCCTCTCAGACCTATTGCTAGGATTGCTCAAAAAATAAGTAATGCTGATGTTGGTTCAGAAAAAACAGAAGCATCAGATTTAAAGAAATTAGATAAAGTTGCCAAGCGGTCTGATGAATTAGGTCAGTTAGCAGTACTTTTTAGGAAAATGACTAACGTTGTATTAGAAAGAGAAGAATCTCTACAAAAATTAGTGCAACAACTTCGTAATGAAACCGATAGTGCCAAAAAAACTGCTTTAGTTACTCCAAAAGATGGAATTAATACAGATTTACAAAGCTTGCTGGAACGTTCTCAACAAGCAAGAGAAAAGGTAGAATTTTCAAAAGATAAAAAAAATAAAGAGGAAAATTAA
- a CDS encoding putative baseplate assembly protein, translating into MDFDFLPKLPKSDLDDRTFKDLVEECILRIPRYCPEWTNYNPGDPGITMVELFAWLTDQMLLRFNQVPRRNFVVFLEMLGIRLLAAAPAKTELTFYLSATLPKTYEIPPGTEVATLRTETVEAVVFSTDEPLLIGKPKICHFLTGSTDEIEPKILRDRLTNMWTQSQDGSWEGRAQPIFAESPEIGNCFYLVFNPDEPIAGNVLAVKLRGESASSTGINPDFPPRRWEAWNGQHWQQILLQESDDGTRGFSFSDGSQLGMNTLGEADVVLHLPRVFPITYFSSYQGRWVRCVYDRQINSNSRYTASPQLLGIQVRSIGGTVSASHCTLVRDEVLGISNGNPGQKFQLQNTSILPRQEGEYILVLPPAGLPEIWQEVNDFADSKANDKHYTIDSVTGEVQFGFLIREPAQIRSQVELRSKIQVSGVNTLQLKDALQAVTDMERQYGAIPSKGSQIRMVAYRTGGGQQGNVQRDTLQIPKTAIPYVERVTNHISARNGADAESLDNAVMRVPSILRTRDRAVTPEDFETLALQAGGGAVARVYCPRRMNDKSNRGVVDLLVVPQANIEGVNRGEGIHPGEFMLNTALQQHILSYLDERRLLGIEVRLSEPKYVGVSVQAEVGLEPEYNNSQAQQTIIQSLQIALYRFLNPLTGGIDGKGWQFGASLYTSDIISLFQKTTGVRFLGAILLFELHQHGSEWTRALADGGVINPGEFGLICSWSNNQLRSSHAITVI; encoded by the coding sequence ATGGACTTCGACTTCCTACCCAAACTACCCAAATCAGATTTAGACGATCGCACGTTTAAAGATTTAGTGGAGGAGTGCATTCTCCGCATTCCCCGTTACTGTCCAGAGTGGACTAATTACAACCCTGGTGATCCTGGTATCACGATGGTTGAGTTGTTTGCTTGGCTAACTGACCAGATGCTACTGCGGTTTAATCAAGTACCACGTCGCAATTTTGTGGTGTTTTTGGAAATGTTGGGGATTCGGTTATTAGCTGCTGCTCCTGCAAAGACGGAATTAACTTTTTACTTGAGTGCGACTTTACCTAAAACCTACGAAATTCCTCCTGGTACAGAGGTGGCAACTTTACGTACAGAAACGGTAGAGGCAGTAGTTTTTAGTACTGACGAACCTTTGCTAATAGGTAAGCCAAAAATATGTCATTTTCTCACTGGTTCGACAGATGAAATAGAGCCAAAAATTTTACGCGATCGCTTAACTAATATGTGGACGCAAAGCCAAGATGGTAGTTGGGAAGGACGAGCGCAACCAATTTTTGCTGAGTCACCAGAAATCGGAAATTGCTTTTATTTAGTTTTTAATCCTGATGAACCAATTGCTGGTAATGTCTTAGCTGTGAAATTGCGAGGGGAATCTGCTTCCTCAACTGGTATAAATCCCGATTTTCCCCCCCGTCGTTGGGAAGCTTGGAATGGTCAACACTGGCAGCAAATTTTACTCCAAGAATCTGACGATGGTACTCGCGGTTTTAGTTTTAGCGATGGTTCACAATTGGGGATGAATACCCTTGGTGAAGCTGATGTAGTCCTGCATTTACCACGAGTATTTCCAATTACTTACTTTAGTAGCTATCAAGGACGATGGGTGCGTTGCGTTTACGATCGCCAGATTAATAGTAATTCTCGATACACAGCTTCTCCGCAATTACTAGGGATACAAGTACGGTCTATTGGTGGCACTGTGAGCGCTAGTCATTGTACTTTGGTGCGGGATGAAGTGCTAGGAATTAGCAATGGAAATCCGGGGCAAAAGTTTCAATTACAGAATACTTCGATTTTGCCACGGCAGGAAGGTGAGTACATTTTAGTATTACCACCAGCAGGATTACCGGAGATTTGGCAGGAGGTTAATGATTTTGCTGATTCAAAAGCAAATGATAAACATTACACCATTGATTCTGTAACTGGAGAGGTGCAATTTGGCTTTCTGATCCGCGAACCTGCTCAAATTCGTTCTCAAGTAGAATTACGGTCAAAAATACAGGTTAGTGGCGTAAATACACTGCAACTAAAGGATGCTTTGCAAGCAGTCACAGATATGGAAAGGCAGTATGGAGCAATACCTTCTAAGGGTTCCCAGATTCGTATGGTTGCATACCGCACTGGTGGAGGGCAGCAAGGCAATGTCCAAAGAGATACATTGCAAATTCCCAAGACGGCAATTCCCTATGTGGAAAGGGTGACAAATCACATTTCTGCTCGTAATGGTGCTGATGCAGAGTCTTTGGACAATGCAGTTATGCGAGTTCCTAGTATTTTACGAACACGCGATCGCGCTGTGACTCCAGAAGACTTTGAAACTTTGGCATTGCAAGCAGGAGGTGGAGCAGTAGCTCGTGTTTATTGTCCTCGACGGATGAATGATAAGAGTAATAGAGGTGTCGTTGATTTATTGGTTGTTCCCCAAGCAAATATTGAAGGTGTGAATCGGGGAGAAGGTATTCATCCCGGTGAATTTATGCTTAATACCGCTTTGCAGCAACACATCTTGAGTTATTTAGATGAAAGACGCTTACTAGGTATAGAGGTCAGACTGAGTGAACCTAAATATGTTGGTGTTTCAGTGCAAGCAGAAGTTGGGTTAGAGCCAGAATACAACAATTCTCAAGCCCAACAAACAATTATTCAAAGTTTACAAATAGCTTTGTACCGTTTCCTCAATCCCCTGACTGGTGGAATTGATGGCAAAGGTTGGCAATTTGGAGCTAGTTTATATACTTCAGATATTATCAGCTTGTTTCAGAAAACAACAGGAGTTCGTTTTTTAGGTGCAATTCTTTTATTTGAACTACATCAACATGGTTCAGAATGGACTCGTGCTTTAGCAGATGGAGGTGTAATCAATCCTGGAGAGTTCGGATTAATTTGCTCTTGGAGTAACAATCAATTGCGATCTAGTCATGCAATTACCGTGATTTAG
- a CDS encoding DUF4159 domain-containing protein — protein sequence MISIEPLQRLQVTDGLLLTANLWKQAHDYHRQRQNIYYQSLHQAGIVWGLGVHVIDAPEEVAGQYKDRRWLQIQPGLAIDGKGNPIIVPQALAFRIASEAPAKGSLTVYVIVNYVDPDKLQNQSDRQFVQETFRIDEKTTPPNGTEVELCRILLTPGEVELVNAPDVLQPGINNLDLRSRNCAQLRIQKQVVVTYLADLQKTNPKIVENLTYLLQSMTALYPAMGGKAIEVSSLSETVNKLDSDLLYLTYEQFLSLKVDEEQVQNLQQYLQSGANIFIEVEEALVEELSFVRQQLRSAIANLTQEQESALISQELEAELMRVEEKLQQQLYQIQQPIQELSKQFGIPITNFATLPSHHPLRKEPFLFSQMPTIKNYPIHLFNWGGIILIFGSLSSGWGIDENLSLSREIIRTTQEMGINILHFAWYRHQLIQSQK from the coding sequence ATGATATCAATTGAACCTTTACAAAGACTCCAAGTTACCGACGGTTTGCTCCTCACAGCAAATCTTTGGAAACAAGCTCATGACTACCACCGTCAGCGTCAGAATATTTATTATCAATCATTGCACCAAGCAGGAATTGTGTGGGGTTTAGGAGTTCATGTTATTGATGCACCTGAAGAGGTTGCCGGACAATATAAAGATAGACGATGGTTGCAAATTCAACCAGGTTTAGCAATTGATGGTAAAGGGAATCCAATTATAGTTCCCCAAGCTTTAGCTTTTCGGATTGCTTCCGAAGCACCTGCAAAAGGTTCCTTAACAGTATACGTGATAGTTAATTATGTAGACCCAGATAAATTACAAAATCAAAGCGATCGGCAATTTGTTCAGGAAACTTTTCGCATTGATGAAAAGACCACTCCTCCCAATGGTACGGAGGTAGAATTATGTCGGATTTTGCTTACACCTGGTGAAGTTGAGTTAGTCAATGCACCTGATGTACTACAACCCGGTATAAATAACCTGGATTTACGCTCTCGTAATTGTGCACAATTACGTATCCAAAAACAAGTAGTAGTTACATATTTAGCAGATTTGCAAAAAACAAATCCTAAAATTGTAGAGAATTTGACTTATTTATTGCAGTCGATGACAGCTTTATACCCCGCAATGGGAGGAAAAGCTATAGAAGTAAGTAGCTTGTCAGAGACGGTAAATAAGTTAGATAGCGATTTGCTTTATTTAACCTACGAGCAATTTTTGAGTCTGAAAGTTGACGAAGAACAAGTTCAGAATTTGCAGCAATATCTACAAAGTGGTGCAAATATATTCATCGAAGTGGAAGAAGCATTAGTAGAAGAATTGAGCTTTGTTAGGCAACAATTGCGGAGTGCGATCGCAAATCTCACTCAAGAGCAAGAAAGTGCTTTGATTAGTCAAGAATTAGAAGCAGAATTAATGAGAGTTGAGGAAAAACTCCAGCAGCAGTTATATCAAATTCAACAACCAATTCAGGAATTATCAAAACAATTTGGTATTCCCATTACTAATTTCGCTACTCTCCCATCTCATCATCCTCTACGGAAAGAACCTTTTCTATTTTCACAAATGCCAACAATCAAAAATTATCCCATTCATTTATTTAATTGGGGAGGAATTATATTAATTTTTGGTTCGCTTTCTAGTGGTTGGGGAATTGATGAAAATTTATCTCTTTCGAGAGAAATAATTCGTACGACTCAAGAAATGGGGATTAATATTTTACATTTTGCTTGGTATCGACATCAATTGATACAGTCTCAAAAGTAG
- a CDS encoding four helix bundle protein: protein MENNKTEKKIEKNKIESFEDLRVWQQGIELVKEIYLLTKEGEISKDFALKDQLRRASVSIPTNIAEGFERYSRKEYVNFLNIAKGSAGECRSLVRVALEVGYLDDRTYTQLYSQAIDLSRMLSN, encoded by the coding sequence ATGGAGAACAACAAGACAGAAAAAAAGATAGAAAAAAATAAAATAGAAAGTTTTGAAGATTTAAGAGTTTGGCAACAAGGAATTGAGCTAGTCAAAGAAATATATTTATTAACTAAGGAAGGTGAAATCAGTAAGGATTTTGCTTTAAAAGACCAATTAAGACGCGCTTCTGTGTCAATTCCCACGAATATAGCAGAGGGTTTTGAAAGATATTCTCGTAAAGAGTATGTAAATTTTTTGAATATAGCCAAAGGTTCAGCAGGAGAATGTCGCAGTCTCGTAAGAGTAGCTTTAGAAGTCGGTTATTTAGACGATCGCACTTACACACAACTTTATAGTCAAGCAATAGATTTAAGTCGTATGCTCTCCAATTAA
- a CDS encoding tetratricopeptide repeat protein: MPIIPNSEKAPNSHQYWYNRGLALHYLGRYEEAIESYDLTFPVKSLLQAANPHKGRAILTKLLSG; this comes from the coding sequence GTGCCAATTATACCTAATAGCGAAAAAGCACCTAATTCTCATCAATATTGGTACAATCGGGGTTTGGCGCTGCATTATTTAGGACGGTACGAAGAAGCGATCGAATCCTACGATCTGACTTTTCCCGTTAAGTCTCTTTTGCAAGCTGCCAACCCTCACAAAGGTCGTGCAATTTTGACAAAACTGCTGTCAGGTTAG
- a CDS encoding cache domain-containing protein: MPKLSLSKTLPIAFLVPLLTCVGLLGVTAVLTGQKIAGKFSQQSMEILSEQIKQRLNNFLDLPHIINQINTDAVEIGQLDLQKNKNMEILLWHQIQAFKEVNGIQFGSEFNGELYSVVREEKKGELSYNIADSSTNMDAVVFSTNDKGDRAKEISRISKYDARKREWYKIAIEARKAIWTPVFPKKTTKNTQLRLSAVQPVYERKNGKLLGVWSVDFFLNQISDFLVEITKNTSREIFIVEPNGKLIAASTKIQVFDDKGNQFSAKDFNQEPLIKATSEYIEKTIPGGFANIPGQKHFKFYSPDRELKLVKITKFFDDDKQYKGLNWLVVIVVPEKEFMQDVNRVRIFAIVMAFGVVVLSLFLGVLVTRWLAKPILGLSHAAEKITSEEFDLASLKITLEPITKRSDELGELADIFQKMAQEVYEREVDLKNKVNQLADRANKATLAKQSNVQELLARSQKARDKI, encoded by the coding sequence ATGCCTAAACTTTCTCTTAGTAAAACTCTTCCTATTGCTTTTCTCGTTCCCTTATTAACATGTGTAGGACTGTTGGGAGTCACAGCTGTCTTAACAGGACAAAAAATAGCTGGAAAATTTTCCCAGCAAAGTATGGAAATACTTAGCGAGCAAATTAAACAAAGACTGAATAATTTTCTTGATTTACCCCATATCATTAATCAAATTAATACTGATGCAGTAGAGATAGGGCAGTTAGATTTACAAAAAAATAAAAATATGGAGATATTATTATGGCATCAAATTCAAGCATTTAAGGAGGTTAATGGTATTCAGTTTGGCTCTGAATTTAATGGAGAATTATACAGTGTTGTCCGAGAAGAAAAAAAAGGAGAACTTTCATATAATATTGCTGATTCTTCTACCAATATGGATGCTGTTGTTTTCTCAACTAATGACAAAGGAGATAGAGCCAAAGAAATAAGTAGAATTTCAAAGTATGATGCTCGCAAACGTGAATGGTACAAGATAGCTATTGAAGCTCGTAAAGCAATTTGGACACCAGTTTTTCCGAAGAAAACTACTAAAAATACTCAACTCCGTTTATCAGCAGTGCAACCTGTTTACGAACGAAAAAATGGTAAACTTTTGGGAGTTTGGTCTGTAGACTTTTTTTTGAATCAAATTAGTGATTTTTTAGTTGAAATCACCAAGAACACTTCTAGAGAAATTTTTATTGTTGAGCCTAATGGCAAATTAATTGCAGCTTCTACAAAAATACAAGTATTTGATGACAAAGGCAATCAGTTTTCAGCAAAAGATTTTAATCAAGAACCTTTAATTAAAGCAACATCTGAGTATATAGAAAAAACAATTCCAGGTGGTTTTGCTAATATTCCTGGACAAAAACACTTTAAATTTTATTCACCTGATCGCGAATTAAAGCTAGTGAAAATTACCAAGTTTTTTGATGATGACAAACAATACAAAGGTCTAAATTGGCTAGTAGTGATAGTTGTACCAGAAAAGGAATTTATGCAAGATGTAAATAGGGTAAGAATCTTTGCTATTGTCATGGCATTTGGTGTTGTGGTGTTGAGTTTGTTTTTAGGAGTTTTAGTGACACGCTGGTTAGCTAAACCAATTTTGGGACTTAGCCATGCCGCTGAAAAAATTACTTCTGAGGAATTTGATTTGGCAAGTTTGAAAATAACTCTTGAACCTATTACTAAACGTTCAGATGAATTAGGAGAATTAGCAGATATATTTCAAAAAATGGCACAAGAAGTATATGAACGGGAGGTTGACTTAAAAAACAAAGTGAATCAATTAGCAGATAGAGCGAATAAAGCGACGTTAGCCAAACAGTCAAATGTACAAGAATTATTAGCGCGATCGCAAAAAGCTAGGGATAAGATTTAA